AACGATACCAATTCTACATTCGGCATACTGGCAAGGTATTCATAAGATTCAACGGTCTTGGAGCGCTCTGCTGATTGGTATTTTTTAAACTGAGATCGATGTTCTTTAACATAAACTTTCCAGCCCTGCGGCACCAGCTTGGACAGCAGGTCGACCATCAAATATTGGTGTGTAAACACCCCCCCCACCGGGCAGGATTGGCGTTCAGGCTCACACTGCAAAGCGACAAAAATATAGGGGACGTTTAAATCCACGCTGTTAGCCAGCTGATGGTAATGCGCCTGGAGCTTTTTGCGTTTGATTTGTCCCAACCGATTGTGGAATTTCATTTTGCGATACTCACTGTCCCATTTATCAAACAGCGTTCCTTTGACCTGATCGTATATTAGACGCCATACGATTCCAATAGAGGCACCGAATTCACCACCGCTGTATCGTTTCTGCTTGTATTGCTCATGAAATGGCATGGCCTGCTCGTAGGGTTTGGCCAGTTTTTCCAGATGAGCAGAGACTTCAGGCGACACTGAGATAACCGCCCCACTCTCCCTTGCTAAGCACTCAAGGTATTTTTTCTTGATGACCGGTGATTGATCCTCAAAAGATCCCACCGGAAATACCAGACCGGGAATCGTCGGCCTTTCAAACATTAGGGTGTCGATCCCCATAACGCGGCAGAGTGAATATAAGACATAATCATGGCACATATGCGGTGCCATCCGAAACACCACCAAGTCCGGTTTAAAGTGTTCGATAACCCCATTCCAGTACATTAGTTGCTTGTGGTATGTCGCAATGCGCTCTTGGTAGCTTAGTGTCCGGTTATAGTTAAAGCGATCCATCATTTTGATGTATATCGACTCATTCGAGGACAAAGCCGTGATTAAATTTTTATCCAATGGTGACGGTTTGACTGCCTCGCATCCCTTGGGTACCCGAATGCGTTTGGCGTCAGCATGGGAGTGAAATATGGCTTCCGGAAAATGCTTTTGGGTTTTTTCTTGATGGGTTCCCCCAATGAAATAGCAGATTTCCCAGCCATAATCGTCCCGCAGCCTTATGGCAGCGTCATCCCAGAAGGTCCAACCGGCATGAGCAAATATCACTTTTTTAGACATACAAAAATTTCTCCAAATAGCGTCTCTTTAGGCTGACCACCCTGCATTGAGCACAGAATTTCAAGGCAGAAAGATGAACGAAAATTAGCATATTTTAAGCGTTTATTGAATAAATTTATAGGCCGGCCATGGGTCGAGTTGTAATTGGATGATTCAGTAACTATGGGAACCGCCACTCATCAAAGGAACGATCCAAAAGTTTTTCGAGAGTGGCAATATGCGGCGCATAGCGGTCGTTTAGTCTTTGCCGGAGCGTTTCGGGCAACGGCACCCGCCGCATTGATTGACGAAAAGGCTTTTGTAGAAAATTGCGCAACAGTCGTCGGGAATCCCTTGACGGGGTTAGTACTCTGGCAAGTGCGTTGGTCAAACTCTCATAACCACTCACCACAGGCGCTATTGCCGAGTGATGGGTCCACGGTCGCGGTATAGTGGCCCAACCTTTATTGCGACGCGATTCTGACTGTTGATGCCCCAGTTCCGGGTCTACACCCACGAAGCGATAAATTTTTTCTAGTGTTTTACGTGGCTGGGCGATTTTTTCTTCAAGTGTAATGACCAGCACCTGCTCAGGTGGAATGAACTTGAAGAACCGCTGCAAGTTTTGATCATAAAAACCGCGTGCCAAATAGGAAAGATGGTAGCCGGCCCATTTGTTTTGTTTGGCGCGTTCTTCCTCTGCGTCCAGAGCCGCCTCGAAATCAAGCGTTTCCCGACCTTTGGCACGTTCAAACCAATAATGCGACCAAGCTCGATTGACCGGATTTCTTAACGAAAAAATGAAGCGCGCCTTGGGCACAAACCGGGCAATGCGTTCATGCGCTGGCTGCCAGAAAAGCAAATCGGCACCCTTGTGGCCAATGGCGCGAGCACGTATGTCAACTGGAAAAAGAGCGGCGTAATCATCTACAGTATGCGATGTGTCCCAATGATCTGGCGCATCGAAATGGTCAGGCCATTTGCGCCCTTTAACATCTTTTTCCACAAAGTAATTGAGTTCAGAATGCGGGTAAAGATAGATTTGCGGGTGCTCATTGATGGCGTAATACAACGAGGTAGTCCCACCGCGCCGGACGCCGCCTATGATGAAGGTGGGCAGTGGCATAATAATGTTCACATATCGGCAGCAAGTAGATTTTTTGCTGAAACGGTTATTATCGAATAGACCTCAATCATGAAAATATTGCCCCCATTTGTGGGGACTTGAATCGTTTGCCCCAAATGCGGGCCCTCCCAACGGCCCGACGGGGCCATCTTACCTAAACATCTGGTTGGTCGTTGTCAATAAAAAAAGAAACCCGTGTTTCATCGCTAGGTTGTTAGATGATATTCATCCTCGGTCTCGAAACGGTTTTCGTCAGAGCGATAACACCGCACACATACCCGTATATCGCATCCACCTGATGCCGGCGATAGGGTGTAAAGATGATAGCGAGCACGACGACTGAGATTCTCGCCGACTGCTGATGCTGATGGAACACCGATCACCGGGATGCGGCCATCAGTCGTATCCAGATAGGACTGGGATGGATGGTGGGAGTGGCCATGCAGAATCAATTCTGC
The Desulfobacterales bacterium DNA segment above includes these coding regions:
- a CDS encoding sulfotransferase, whose amino-acid sequence is MPLPTFIIGGVRRGGTTSLYYAINEHPQIYLYPHSELNYFVEKDVKGRKWPDHFDAPDHWDTSHTVDDYAALFPVDIRARAIGHKGADLLFWQPAHERIARFVPKARFIFSLRNPVNRAWSHYWFERAKGRETLDFEAALDAEEERAKQNKWAGYHLSYLARGFYDQNLQRFFKFIPPEQVLVITLEEKIAQPRKTLEKIYRFVGVDPELGHQQSESRRNKGWATIPRPWTHHSAIAPVVSGYESLTNALARVLTPSRDSRRLLRNFLQKPFRQSMRRVPLPETLRQRLNDRYAPHIATLEKLLDRSFDEWRFP